One stretch of Roseimicrobium sp. ORNL1 DNA includes these proteins:
- the smpB gene encoding SsrA-binding protein SmpB produces MSEIATNRKAHRDYHILEKVEAGMELKGTEVKSVRLGHINIGDAFARVERGQCFLYGCDIQPYVKASHEQHEARRTRRLLLHKNEILKLWAASQQKGQSLVALRAYWKNRRVKIEIGVGKGKTKGDQRQDLKKKAEMREAQRDMARFNERAKK; encoded by the coding sequence ATGAGTGAAATCGCCACCAACCGCAAAGCGCACCGGGATTACCACATCTTGGAGAAGGTGGAGGCAGGCATGGAACTGAAGGGCACGGAAGTGAAGTCCGTGCGACTGGGCCATATCAACATCGGCGACGCCTTTGCCCGGGTGGAGCGCGGTCAGTGCTTCCTCTATGGGTGCGACATCCAGCCCTATGTGAAGGCCAGCCATGAGCAGCATGAGGCCCGGCGTACACGCCGCCTGTTGCTGCACAAGAACGAAATCCTGAAACTCTGGGCGGCCAGCCAGCAGAAGGGCCAATCCCTCGTGGCCCTGCGTGCCTACTGGAAGAACCGCCGTGTGAAGATCGAAATCGGCGTGGGCAAGGGCAAGACCAAGGGAGACCAGCGCCAGGACCTCAAGAAGAAGGCCGAGATGCGTGAAGCACAACGCGACATGGCCCGCTTCAACGAGCGAGCCAAGAAGTAG
- a CDS encoding DNA-directed RNA polymerase subunit omega: MRSELVEKAAQVVPELPVLINMVSKRVKQLTLGRPALIDKKPGMREADVALLEIIEGKIKVERLEDEFPKQD, encoded by the coding sequence ATGAGATCCGAACTCGTTGAAAAAGCCGCTCAGGTCGTCCCGGAACTTCCCGTGTTGATTAACATGGTGTCCAAGCGCGTGAAGCAGCTGACCTTGGGCCGCCCTGCGCTCATCGACAAGAAGCCGGGCATGCGGGAGGCGGATGTCGCCCTCCTGGAAATCATCGAAGGCAAGATCAAGGTGGAACGCCTTGAGGACGAGTTCCCCAAGCAGGACTAA
- a CDS encoding R3H domain-containing nucleic acid-binding protein encodes MTSLEHSRKILDTMLGYLGFVVRIEEDDGPDGPTLQILTEEPDALIGRRGEVLDDIQYLVNRILQRREPKAPRIRVDVEYFRTMREDNMLEKVKQQAERVRTSGHAIALSPMNSYYRRLVHNLFVDDPDIISESAKGDGRFKRITLKKRGSAGQEVVAAAGDAP; translated from the coding sequence ATGACCTCGCTGGAACATTCTCGCAAGATTCTCGACACCATGCTGGGGTACCTCGGCTTCGTGGTGAGAATTGAAGAGGATGACGGCCCGGACGGTCCCACGCTGCAGATTCTCACGGAAGAGCCGGACGCCCTCATCGGGCGCCGCGGCGAGGTGCTGGATGACATCCAGTACCTGGTGAACCGCATCCTGCAGCGTCGCGAGCCCAAGGCCCCCCGCATTCGGGTGGATGTGGAGTACTTCCGCACCATGCGGGAGGACAACATGCTGGAGAAGGTGAAGCAGCAGGCGGAGCGGGTACGGACCTCCGGCCATGCCATCGCGCTGAGCCCCATGAACAGCTACTACCGGCGGCTGGTGCACAATCTCTTCGTGGATGACCCGGACATCATTAGCGAAAGCGCCAAGGGGGACGGCCGGTTCAAACGCATCACGCTGAAGAAGCGGGGGAGTGCGGGGCAGGAAGTGGTGGCCGCTGCTGGCGACGCGCCCTGA
- the yidC gene encoding membrane protein insertase YidC, whose product MDKKTWIVVTLCVVGMIINAVYLTPKPEPQAVPPVPAAAESNPAAGTGTDATAATPGSAAATASTPSVPAEAVETVELTSTNVRYELTSKGGGVSKTYLLDTKDKVVLNKWGKAPIGALSTAARSYDDLNYKVVEKSDKHVIFEAVSPEKVLIRKEYRFSTGPKVSDNLLDFKITLTNQSGAKISRDNWFIYTGSASELRPDEIERPAFIWNDSGDPHAIHTSRFRDGPNWLGWGKAIVYEENTLPRTRWVGVMSRFYATVINNKEDLPSRTWTERFLIDHSKDEFADNSKAATDHAIHGGMSLPPVELEAGAAKTVEFRIYSGPKIYRDLAAIDTADGNFSRQLNQVMFYGNWFGWVSRFLVQALRTFHDWTGNWGVAIIMLTVAVRSLLWPLQARSNAQMKKMGKLSPLMKEMQEKYKDDPQRMNQEMMKMYREYGVNPVGGCLPLLVQFPIFIGFYTALKSAAELRGQPFIWWVQDLSLPDTVARLNLFFLHLDVNPLPLLMGLTMFLQMKLTPQPATVDKMQQRIFMFMPFMFLFFCYNFASALALYWTFTNIFMIVQAQLTRIWQKEPVLEKKTVIDTKAASVSSMSSYSAGNKQKKDKPKTLRPGGGGAKSTRKPNT is encoded by the coding sequence ATGGACAAAAAGACCTGGATCGTAGTGACCCTTTGCGTTGTCGGCATGATCATCAATGCCGTCTACCTGACTCCGAAGCCGGAGCCTCAGGCTGTCCCGCCCGTACCGGCTGCGGCGGAATCCAACCCGGCCGCTGGCACTGGCACCGACGCTACTGCTGCAACTCCTGGCTCTGCAGCCGCGACTGCGTCCACTCCTTCTGTACCAGCGGAAGCAGTGGAAACCGTGGAACTCACCAGCACGAATGTGCGCTATGAATTGACCAGCAAAGGTGGCGGCGTCAGCAAGACCTACCTTCTGGATACCAAGGACAAGGTGGTACTCAACAAGTGGGGCAAGGCTCCCATCGGCGCCCTGAGCACCGCGGCGCGCAGCTACGATGACCTGAACTACAAGGTCGTCGAGAAAAGTGACAAGCATGTGATCTTCGAGGCCGTGTCGCCTGAGAAGGTGCTGATCCGCAAGGAGTACCGCTTCTCTACGGGCCCGAAGGTCAGCGACAACCTTCTCGATTTCAAAATCACCCTCACCAACCAGAGCGGTGCAAAAATCAGCCGGGACAACTGGTTCATCTATACCGGCTCCGCCTCCGAATTGCGGCCCGATGAAATTGAGCGCCCTGCTTTCATCTGGAATGACTCTGGTGATCCGCACGCCATTCACACCAGCCGCTTCCGCGACGGTCCGAACTGGCTCGGCTGGGGAAAGGCCATCGTCTACGAGGAAAACACCCTTCCCCGCACACGCTGGGTAGGCGTGATGAGCCGTTTCTACGCCACGGTCATCAACAACAAGGAGGACCTTCCGTCCCGCACCTGGACGGAGCGCTTCCTCATCGACCACTCCAAAGATGAGTTTGCCGACAACAGCAAGGCGGCCACAGACCATGCCATCCACGGTGGCATGAGCCTTCCCCCGGTGGAACTGGAAGCTGGCGCGGCAAAGACGGTGGAATTCCGCATCTACTCCGGCCCCAAGATCTATCGGGACCTCGCCGCGATCGACACGGCAGACGGCAATTTCAGTCGCCAGCTCAATCAGGTCATGTTCTACGGGAACTGGTTTGGCTGGGTGAGCCGGTTTCTGGTGCAAGCACTCCGCACGTTCCACGACTGGACGGGCAACTGGGGTGTGGCCATCATCATGCTGACCGTGGCGGTGCGCAGCCTCCTGTGGCCACTGCAGGCGCGCTCCAACGCGCAGATGAAGAAGATGGGCAAGCTCTCTCCTCTGATGAAGGAGATGCAGGAAAAGTACAAGGATGACCCCCAGCGGATGAATCAGGAGATGATGAAGATGTACCGCGAGTACGGGGTGAATCCCGTCGGCGGATGTCTTCCCCTGCTGGTGCAGTTCCCCATTTTCATCGGCTTCTACACCGCCTTGAAGAGTGCCGCCGAATTGCGTGGCCAGCCCTTCATCTGGTGGGTGCAGGACCTTTCATTGCCGGACACGGTGGCCAGGCTGAACCTGTTCTTCCTCCATCTGGACGTCAACCCGCTGCCGCTGCTCATGGGCCTTACCATGTTCCTGCAGATGAAGCTGACGCCGCAGCCGGCGACCGTGGACAAGATGCAGCAGCGCATCTTCATGTTCATGCCGTTCATGTTCCTGTTCTTCTGCTATAACTTCGCCTCTGCGCTGGCGCTGTACTGGACGTTCACGAACATCTTCATGATCGTGCAGGCACAGCTCACGCGCATCTGGCAGAAGGAGCCGGTGCTGGAAAAAAAAACGGTGATTGACACCAAGGCGGCCTCTGTGTCATCCATGTCGTCCTACTCCGCGGGCAACAAGCAGAAGAAGGACAAACCCAAGACCCTGCGTCCCGGCGGTGGTGGTGCGAAATCGACCCGCAAGCCCAACACATGA
- the yidD gene encoding membrane protein insertion efficiency factor YidD encodes MKFLIRIAIRFYKRFISPVIHFAAGPAGGCRYTPTCSMYFLEAVETHGVLPGSWMGIKRICRCHPWGGSGHDPVPPVRDKNDPGADCDCHRSSSEHQSPPRDDGGLMRKSA; translated from the coding sequence ATGAAATTCCTCATCCGGATCGCCATACGCTTCTACAAGCGGTTTATCTCCCCGGTCATCCATTTCGCCGCGGGACCGGCAGGAGGTTGCCGGTACACCCCCACCTGCTCCATGTATTTCCTTGAGGCGGTGGAAACCCACGGCGTACTGCCAGGGAGCTGGATGGGCATCAAGCGCATTTGTCGCTGCCATCCCTGGGGCGGAAGCGGGCATGATCCCGTTCCCCCGGTCCGTGACAAGAATGACCCCGGAGCGGATTGCGATTGCCACCGCTCATCTTCGGAGCACCAGTCTCCTCCTCGCGATGATGGCGGACTGATGCGTAAGTCCGCCTAG
- the rnpA gene encoding ribonuclease P protein component, whose product MRLPAARRLRSSSEFARVRAEGTSVSGKFVIVNALRHPDGGLWRSGVITSRKVGGAVQRNLARRRLREIIRQSAIQDGVWVVTVARWRILEASYEELKQDWMRAARRARILQQEAAVPGTP is encoded by the coding sequence ATGCGACTTCCCGCCGCGCGTCGCCTGCGCTCATCTTCTGAGTTTGCCCGTGTGCGGGCTGAGGGTACGAGCGTCTCCGGGAAGTTTGTGATAGTGAATGCATTGCGCCACCCGGACGGTGGCCTTTGGCGCTCGGGAGTCATCACCTCCCGGAAGGTCGGTGGAGCGGTGCAACGCAATCTTGCCCGCCGCCGCCTGCGCGAAATCATCCGCCAGTCTGCAATTCAGGATGGCGTTTGGGTGGTGACGGTTGCCCGCTGGCGTATCTTGGAGGCCAGCTATGAGGAACTGAAGCAGGACTGGATGCGTGCCGCCCGGCGTGCCCGCATCCTCCAGCAGGAGGCAGCAGTCCCCGGCACCCCATGA
- the rpmH gene encoding 50S ribosomal protein L34, giving the protein MPKRTYQPSKRTRKQQFGFRTRMKTEKGQDILRRRRKAGRWRLLPKGVEVHFKRHTRQHTPKGTAQARPTY; this is encoded by the coding sequence ATGCCCAAACGCACCTACCAACCCTCCAAGCGCACCCGCAAGCAGCAGTTCGGCTTTCGTACCCGCATGAAAACCGAGAAGGGGCAGGACATCCTGCGCCGCCGCCGCAAGGCAGGCCGCTGGCGTCTTCTTCCGAAGGGCGTGGAAGTGCACTTCAAGCGTCATACCCGCCAGCACACTCCCAAGGGCACTGCCCAGGCCCGGCCCACTTACTGA
- a CDS encoding GNAT family N-acetyltransferase yields the protein MVIDSITSDPRIEAATLEDLPQLTDLVMALMGEEEDFTPNRVKQEHGLKLILEQPSRGRIFVLRNDHFVIGMVNLLFTISTAEGGFVVVMEDVIVHPMHRGQGYGSRLLKRAIEFAREKNFKRITLLTDKISAESQRFFQKHGFVFSHMIPMRLVFPENNT from the coding sequence ATGGTCATCGACTCCATCACTTCTGACCCACGCATCGAGGCTGCCACACTGGAAGATCTGCCGCAACTCACGGATCTGGTGATGGCGCTCATGGGCGAGGAGGAAGACTTTACGCCGAACCGGGTGAAGCAGGAGCACGGGCTCAAGCTCATCCTCGAGCAGCCCAGCCGCGGCCGCATCTTTGTCCTGCGCAATGACCACTTTGTCATCGGGATGGTGAACCTGCTTTTCACCATCAGCACGGCGGAAGGCGGCTTCGTGGTCGTCATGGAGGACGTGATTGTCCACCCCATGCACCGCGGCCAGGGCTACGGCTCGCGCCTTCTGAAGCGCGCCATCGAGTTCGCCCGCGAAAAGAATTTCAAGCGCATCACGCTGCTGACGGACAAGATCAGCGCCGAGAGCCAGCGCTTCTTCCAGAAGCACGGTTTTGTGTTCTCCCACATGATTCCCATGCGCCTGGTGTTCCCCGAAAATAACACCTAG
- a CDS encoding polysaccharide biosynthesis tyrosine autokinase produces MESLYSAQTSANSLNRFHETSAKLQRYKVLLRRRWWFLLLTSCIAVVYAAITVTSSPQEFIAVGKLHVGTKIDLSDKNAGFMASAFIQDFYGTQIELLESASLRTKAKERVAMAHPDLKEIDVEIQVTQTKGSSILNVTATGTEEKYAQALLNELLSEYIAFRKKMIEDSVGGTLGKVIQEVLEKQKDVATAKLALENFLKANDATMFEGNFNRAGAYLVQLENSLNMYETEKRIMERMGLDNYLRQQDKRSSTMPSMPSAADAITPTVQGNNNTLPMAQTSSMPASAGGISPMESRYLEAQNEMMFMEAKRQELLNTYRPEHPSIKQVDEDISEAKSKVAIYKTRCEEEMKGRLDGIQTKVNGLKEAIAEWSVKAKEANDKIVTYKQLDSEYKRMVEDHQSWKDKLAQLDTTSITQSDLVAILELAGTAAPKPRELFLPIALALVAGLVAGSVILLLFDRLDDRMNTFSEFQALFPSESILGQIPELGGRGDVALIRPSDDRHLYAEAFRNLRSSILFKNWTGGKPPKIILVTSAVPNEGKTTSVANMAITMALGGARVLLADADLRRGGVSELFKIPGSPGFSEVLNGQMHWRDAVLESGTRGLHVLPRGEAVDQASELFLSPLTDEIIREMTEEYDYIIFDSAPVLVADDTASFAPKMDTVLFVVRMSSTMARLSAKALDLLYDRQVNVGGIILNRASTSLKEYTYYNYASYYSVGSKSKGAPQST; encoded by the coding sequence ATGGAATCCCTTTACTCCGCCCAGACTTCGGCAAACTCGCTGAATCGATTTCACGAGACCTCAGCCAAGCTCCAGCGTTACAAAGTGCTGCTCCGCAGACGGTGGTGGTTCCTGCTGCTGACATCCTGTATCGCCGTGGTGTATGCCGCGATTACGGTGACCAGCAGCCCCCAGGAGTTCATTGCGGTGGGCAAGCTGCATGTGGGAACGAAGATCGACCTTTCGGACAAGAACGCCGGCTTCATGGCTAGTGCGTTCATTCAAGATTTCTACGGCACCCAGATTGAGCTTCTGGAAAGTGCAAGTCTTAGAACCAAGGCCAAGGAGCGAGTGGCCATGGCTCATCCAGATCTCAAGGAGATCGATGTGGAGATCCAGGTGACTCAGACGAAGGGGTCTTCGATCCTCAACGTCACCGCCACGGGAACTGAGGAGAAGTACGCGCAGGCCCTCCTGAATGAACTGCTCTCCGAGTACATCGCCTTCCGCAAGAAGATGATCGAGGACTCCGTGGGCGGAACGTTGGGCAAGGTGATTCAGGAAGTGCTTGAGAAGCAAAAGGATGTGGCCACTGCCAAGCTGGCCCTGGAGAATTTCCTCAAGGCCAATGATGCCACCATGTTCGAGGGGAATTTCAACCGCGCCGGCGCTTATCTGGTGCAGCTTGAGAATTCCTTGAACATGTATGAGACCGAAAAGCGCATCATGGAGCGCATGGGCTTGGACAACTACTTGCGTCAGCAGGACAAGCGTTCTTCCACCATGCCTTCCATGCCCTCAGCGGCGGATGCCATTACTCCGACGGTGCAGGGCAATAACAATACCCTTCCCATGGCGCAGACGAGCTCGATGCCAGCTTCTGCCGGTGGCATTTCCCCCATGGAATCGCGCTATCTGGAAGCTCAAAATGAAATGATGTTCATGGAGGCGAAGCGGCAGGAGCTGCTTAACACCTACCGTCCTGAGCACCCTTCCATCAAGCAAGTGGACGAGGATATCAGCGAGGCCAAGTCGAAGGTGGCCATCTACAAGACGCGCTGTGAAGAGGAAATGAAGGGACGTCTCGACGGCATCCAGACCAAGGTCAACGGCCTGAAAGAGGCCATTGCCGAGTGGAGTGTGAAGGCCAAGGAAGCGAACGACAAGATCGTGACCTACAAGCAGCTCGACAGCGAGTACAAGCGCATGGTCGAAGATCACCAGTCCTGGAAGGACAAGCTGGCTCAGCTTGACACCACCAGCATCACCCAATCTGACTTGGTGGCCATTCTTGAACTGGCTGGCACTGCTGCGCCGAAGCCGCGTGAGCTTTTCCTGCCCATTGCACTTGCTCTTGTCGCCGGCCTCGTGGCGGGCTCCGTGATCCTGCTCCTGTTTGACCGCCTGGATGACCGCATGAATACCTTCAGCGAGTTCCAGGCCCTGTTCCCCAGCGAGTCCATTCTCGGTCAGATCCCCGAGCTGGGTGGTCGTGGTGATGTGGCACTTATACGGCCCAGTGATGACCGGCACCTCTATGCGGAAGCCTTCCGCAACCTGCGCTCGTCCATTCTGTTCAAGAACTGGACAGGAGGCAAGCCGCCGAAGATCATTCTGGTCACCAGCGCGGTGCCAAACGAAGGCAAGACGACCTCCGTGGCGAACATGGCCATTACCATGGCGCTCGGTGGAGCCCGGGTGCTCCTGGCGGACGCGGACCTTCGCCGCGGTGGCGTGAGCGAGCTCTTTAAGATTCCCGGTTCACCCGGCTTCAGCGAGGTGCTCAATGGCCAGATGCACTGGCGGGATGCGGTGCTTGAGAGTGGCACGCGTGGTCTGCATGTCCTGCCCCGTGGAGAAGCGGTGGATCAGGCTTCTGAGTTGTTCCTCTCGCCGCTTACGGATGAAATCATCCGCGAGATGACCGAGGAGTACGACTACATCATTTTCGACAGCGCTCCGGTGCTGGTAGCGGATGATACGGCCAGCTTCGCGCCGAAGATGGACACCGTGCTCTTCGTGGTGCGCATGTCCTCCACGATGGCCCGCCTGTCTGCGAAGGCGCTCGACCTTCTGTATGATCGCCAGGTGAATGTCGGTGGCATCATCCTCAACCGCGCGAGCACCAGCCTGAAGGAGTACACCTACTACAACTACGCGAGCTACTACTCCGTGGGCTCCAAGAGCAAGGGTGCTCCGCAGTCCACCTAA
- a CDS encoding polysaccharide biosynthesis/export family protein, with protein sequence MKCLLPHAATAAVLLAGQMIAVAQDPGFLPAQQQSSSRQRQQQMQAAAPQQTASQERDDVAASAARITSMSQLDNSRQLRVKDQIVFRIVEDKAEPKSLMIQDSGDIFAPYIGLVKAAGRTPRELAMHMKTELEKQYFQQATVIVALERERPVGPGGSQGGGYVVEDMGYITIYGQVIRQGKYEFAPEDQLTASQAILRAGGFAPFAKDKAVKIIRKVPGKGNVTIVVNLRDVMTKGRLEKDITILPNDTIIVEEKLINF encoded by the coding sequence ATGAAGTGCCTTCTTCCCCATGCCGCCACCGCCGCGGTCTTGTTAGCCGGCCAGATGATTGCTGTCGCCCAGGATCCTGGTTTCCTCCCTGCCCAGCAGCAGAGTTCGTCTCGTCAGCGTCAGCAGCAGATGCAAGCAGCTGCCCCACAGCAGACCGCGTCTCAAGAGCGGGATGATGTTGCCGCTTCTGCAGCGCGCATCACCTCGATGAGCCAGCTCGACAATTCCCGTCAGCTCCGCGTCAAGGATCAGATTGTGTTCCGTATCGTGGAAGACAAGGCCGAGCCCAAGAGCCTGATGATTCAGGATTCCGGTGATATTTTTGCGCCGTACATCGGCTTGGTGAAGGCGGCGGGTCGCACCCCCCGCGAACTTGCCATGCACATGAAGACCGAGCTGGAAAAGCAATACTTCCAGCAGGCCACGGTCATTGTTGCGCTCGAGCGTGAGCGGCCCGTGGGGCCGGGTGGCAGCCAGGGTGGCGGCTATGTCGTCGAAGACATGGGCTACATCACCATTTATGGCCAGGTCATTCGCCAGGGTAAGTATGAATTTGCCCCGGAAGACCAGCTGACCGCCAGTCAGGCCATTCTGCGCGCTGGTGGTTTTGCCCCCTTCGCCAAGGACAAGGCCGTGAAGATCATCCGCAAGGTCCCCGGAAAGGGCAACGTCACGATCGTGGTGAACCTTCGTGATGTCATGACCAAAGGTCGCCTTGAGAAGGACATCACCATTCTTCCCAACGACACCATTATCGTCGAAGAAAAGCTGATTAACTTCTGA
- a CDS encoding outer membrane beta-barrel protein translates to MYDFNRGEYSGESTPEERPLGERTQLEENVGRSLGQDDIRGGAYIGASRRRAADYTSSSGPYPASTTFFAPTYITDPFLAGKRNIKLGPVNIGLGLNGNVEYNDNINQSGSAPVDDFIAGLYMNVDANYQITEQQRLSLSVTLGVDHYFNHPEYSPNGKDFNLNVFPGSTLAFDVMVGDILFVIYDRVSVRPASQTEFALDDLDVFGVFQNDIGVAMSWALNSKTSLSVNFNHSDSIALEDNFSETDRMVDSISASLAYTPTGTYTVGIEGSVSWINYDEEFNNDGITSSAGVFLILPITRSTILKASGGYQHFEFDSPPTFTRSVTDQDIASTQSQIDSLSNQAASINVATSPDPVAAQQQLVAIQEQQAALQDQLAAQQIQKQQDDVTAASRSFDTNSELDDYYYNVTLFNQLNARISHQLSFGHESSLNTSSNFLTADYVTYAVGLIAWRGSRLTVSTYYEDAEDSGGRLAEDVEQWGVDALLTHRLNSRLVLGLGYHYGNTDSNIELRDYNQHAFSLDVSWAFNRKMNVGVGYRYLTTDAEDSRQSFDQNRFVMSMNYNF, encoded by the coding sequence GTGTATGATTTCAACCGCGGCGAGTACAGCGGTGAATCTACCCCTGAGGAGCGTCCGCTCGGCGAGCGCACGCAGTTGGAGGAGAATGTAGGCCGTTCGCTCGGCCAGGATGACATCCGTGGTGGCGCCTATATCGGGGCCTCGCGTCGCCGAGCTGCCGACTATACCAGCTCTTCCGGCCCGTACCCCGCCAGCACCACATTCTTCGCGCCCACCTATATCACGGATCCGTTCCTGGCAGGTAAGCGCAACATCAAGCTCGGTCCGGTGAACATCGGCTTGGGCCTGAATGGCAACGTTGAGTACAACGACAACATCAACCAGTCGGGGTCGGCCCCCGTCGATGATTTTATCGCAGGGCTCTACATGAACGTAGACGCCAACTATCAGATCACCGAGCAGCAGAGACTCTCGCTGTCGGTCACGCTGGGAGTGGACCACTACTTCAACCACCCCGAGTACAGCCCCAACGGCAAAGACTTCAATCTGAATGTGTTTCCGGGCTCGACGCTCGCGTTTGACGTCATGGTGGGAGACATCCTGTTCGTCATTTACGACCGTGTTTCCGTGCGTCCGGCTTCCCAGACCGAATTTGCGCTGGACGATCTGGACGTCTTTGGTGTGTTCCAGAACGACATCGGTGTGGCCATGAGCTGGGCGCTCAACTCGAAGACGAGCCTCTCCGTCAATTTCAACCACTCTGACTCCATCGCACTGGAGGACAACTTCTCCGAGACTGACCGCATGGTCGACTCCATCTCGGCGTCCCTGGCATACACCCCGACGGGCACCTACACGGTGGGTATCGAAGGCAGCGTTTCATGGATCAACTATGACGAGGAATTCAACAATGACGGTATCACTTCCAGTGCCGGCGTGTTCCTCATCCTGCCAATCACCCGCAGCACCATCTTGAAGGCCTCGGGTGGTTACCAGCACTTCGAGTTCGACTCACCTCCGACTTTCACGCGCAGCGTGACGGATCAGGACATCGCCTCGACCCAGTCCCAAATCGATTCGCTTTCAAACCAGGCAGCCTCCATCAACGTGGCTACCTCACCCGATCCGGTGGCAGCTCAGCAGCAGCTCGTTGCCATCCAGGAGCAGCAGGCTGCCTTGCAGGATCAGCTGGCCGCCCAGCAGATCCAGAAGCAGCAGGATGACGTCACTGCTGCCAGCCGCAGCTTCGACACCAACAGCGAACTAGACGACTACTACTACAACGTCACCCTCTTCAACCAGCTTAACGCCCGCATCTCCCATCAGCTCAGCTTCGGTCACGAGTCCTCGCTCAACACCAGCTCGAACTTCCTCACGGCTGACTATGTCACCTACGCGGTGGGACTCATTGCCTGGAGAGGTTCCCGTTTGACGGTCAGCACCTACTACGAAGATGCTGAAGACTCCGGCGGCCGCCTTGCGGAAGACGTGGAGCAGTGGGGTGTCGACGCGCTGCTCACGCACCGCCTGAACAGCCGCCTCGTTCTTGGCCTTGGCTACCACTACGGCAATACCGATTCCAACATCGAGCTTCGCGACTACAACCAGCATGCTTTCTCTCTCGACGTGAGCTGGGCCTTCAATCGCAAGATGAACGTAGGAGTGGGCTACCGCTACCTGACGACGGATGCCGAGGACAGCCGCCAGAGCTTCGACCAGAACCGGTTCGTGATGTCGATGAACTACAATTTCTGA
- a CDS encoding deoxycytidylate deaminase — protein sequence MTPPATKTRLTIPEYAMALAHVASLRSEDPFRKVGAVAFDFDNRVIGTAYNGLAPGFNADHEFWLDRDTRRKYMLHAEVNLCSLFTRGNVKLVACTTMPCTSCAQMLCAYGVKEIYYRDVYPDSEADAICQLYGIKLEQLTDYPLIVSTVDPPGSPTGTGASK from the coding sequence ATGACACCTCCTGCCACGAAAACCCGCCTGACCATCCCCGAATACGCCATGGCCCTGGCCCATGTGGCCAGTCTCCGATCTGAAGACCCCTTTAGGAAGGTGGGAGCTGTGGCCTTCGACTTCGACAACCGGGTCATCGGCACTGCCTACAACGGCCTGGCACCGGGGTTCAACGCCGACCATGAGTTCTGGCTGGACCGGGATACACGGCGGAAATACATGCTCCACGCAGAGGTAAACCTCTGCAGCCTTTTCACCCGGGGAAATGTGAAACTGGTGGCCTGCACCACCATGCCCTGCACCTCCTGCGCCCAGATGCTCTGCGCCTACGGAGTGAAGGAGATTTATTATCGCGATGTCTATCCCGACTCGGAGGCTGACGCCATCTGCCAGCTCTACGGCATCAAGCTCGAGCAACTCACGGATTACCCGTTGATCGTTTCCACCGTGGATCCGCCGGGAAGCCCTACGGGTACCGGCGCGTCGAAGTAG